The Vitis riparia cultivar Riparia Gloire de Montpellier isolate 1030 chromosome 10, EGFV_Vit.rip_1.0, whole genome shotgun sequence genome includes a region encoding these proteins:
- the LOC117923188 gene encoding G-type lectin S-receptor-like serine/threonine-protein kinase At1g11410 — translation MFLQFLLLLLALPFCTPADTITPTQPLRDGDVLVSKGARFALGFFSPSNSSHRYVGLWYYSISTTVVWVLNRDDPINDTSGVLSINTRGNLVLNRRDSPLWSTNVSVSSVNNTIAQLLDTGNLVLIQNDGKRVVWQGFDYPTDTMLPYMKLGLDRRTGLNRFLTSWKSQGDPGTGEYTHKMGVSGSPQMFFRKGFQPLWRTGPWNGLGWASVPEVNSGSIFNTTFLNNTDEVSVVYTVMQPSVLSRLTADSNGFLQYYTAQKSDSKWVAFWFAPAERCDTYGRCGPNGNCNLITADYFECTCLAGFEPKSARDWSLADGSQGCVRIHGSSVCRNGEGFIKMAHVKVPDTSAARVDTSLSLEECREECLNNCNCSAYTRASVSGSGCLSWYGDLMDTRVLSVGGQDLFLRVDAITLAQNKRKKNIFHKKWLIVILTVGLALVTVLMVSLSWLAMKKRKGKGRQHKLLFNLNSSDTWLAHYSKAKQGNESRTPSKLQLFDLSTIVAATNNFSFTNKLGRGGFGSVYKGQLSNGQEIAVKRLSKDSGQGVEEFKNEVTLIAELQHRNLVKLLGCCIEEEEKMLIYEYMPNKSLDSFIFDETKRSMLTWEKRFEIIIGIARGILYLHQDSRLRIIHRDLKASNVLLDVDMIPKISDFGMARLFGGNQIEGSTNRVVGTYGYMSPEYAMEGLFSIKSDVYSFGVLLLEIITGRRNTTYYCGSPSFNLVGYVWSLWTKSKALDIVDLSLEKSNHTNEVLRCIHIGLLCVQEFAIDRPTMLTIISMLGNNSTLPPPNQPAFVVKPCHNDANSPSVEASINELTITMDAR, via the exons ATGTTTCTGCAATTCTTGCTTCTGCTCCTTGCCCTTCCGTTTTGTACTCCTGCTGACACCATAACTCCGACCCAACCCCTAAGGGACGGAGACGTTCTGGTGTCAAAAGGAGCACGCTTCGCTCTTGGGTTCTTCTCCCCCAGCAACTCCAGCCACCGCTACGTTGGACTTTGGTATTACAGTATTTCAACAACAGTTGTATGGGTCCTTAACAGAGACGATCCAATCAATGACACCTCCGGAGTCCTCTCAATTAATACCAGAGGAAACCTCGTTCTCAACCGCCGAGATTCTCCTCTCTGGTCCACAAACGTCTCTGTCTCATCGGTGAACAACACGATAGCTCAGCTCTTGGACACAGGTAACCTAGTTTTGATCCAAAATGATGGTAAAAGGGTTGTATGGCAAGGCTTTGATTATCCCACAGATACTATGCTTCCCTACATGAAGCTAGGACTTGATAGGAGAACCGGGTTGAATCGGTTCCTAACATCTTGGAAGTCACAGGGTGACCCAGGAACCGGTGAATACACGCACAAGATGGGGGTAAGTGGGTCTCCTCAAATGTTCTTTCGAAAGGGTTTCCAGCCTTTATGGCGAACCGGCCCTTGGAATGGTTTAGGGTGGGCGAGTGTGCCGGAGGTGAATAGTGGCTCCATATTCAACACCACTTTTTTGAACAACACGGATGAGGTCTCTGTGGTATACACCGTCATGCAGCCCTCAGTTTTATCCAGATTAACGGCGGACAGTAATGGATTCCTCCAATACTACACGGCGCAGAAATCGGACAGCAAATGGGTAGCGTTCTGGTTCGCGCCGGCGGAACGCTGTGACACTTATGGCCGCTGTGGGCCGAACGGCAATTGCAACCTCATTACAGCAGACTACTTTGAGTGTACGTGCCTTGCGGGATTCGAGCCCAAGTCAGCACGTGACTGGTCATTGGCAGACGGGTCGCAAGGGTGTGTGAGGATCCATGGCTCGAGCGTGTGTAGGAATGGGGAAGGGTTCATAAAAATGGCACACGTGAAGGTACCGGACACATCGGCGGCGCGTGTTGACACGAGCTTGAGCTTGGAAGAGTGCAGAGAGGAGTGCTTGAATAACTGCAACTGCAGTGCGTACACACGGGCTAGCGTGAGTGGGAGTGGGTGCTTGTCCTGGTATGGGGATTTGATGGACACAAGAGTCCTCAGCGTAGGGGGCCAAGACTTGTTTCTTCGTGTGGATGCTATTACTTTGG ctcaaaataaaagaaagaaaaatatctttCACAAGAAATGGTTGATAGTGATTCTCACGGTGGGGCTTGCTTTGGTCACGGTTCTCATGGTCTCCTTATCTTGGTTGgcaatgaagaagagaaaag GTAAAGGAAGACAACATAAattgttgtttaatttgaacTCGAGTGATACGTGGCTTGCACACTATTCAAAAGCAAAGCAGGGAAATGAAAGTAGGACACCTTCTAAATTGCAATTATTTGATCTAAGCACTATAGTTGCAGCAACAAATAATTTCTCCTTCACTAATAAACTTGGACGGGGCGGTTTTGGCTCAGTTTATAAG GGTCAATTATCTAATGGACAAGAAATAGCTGTGAAAAGATTATCAAAGGATTCAGGGCAAGGAGTAGAAGAATTTAAGAATGAAGTCACCTTAATTGCAGAACTCCAACACAGAAATCTTGTGAAGCTTCTAGGTTGTTgtattgaagaagaagagaaaatgctAATCTATGAGTACATGCCAAACAAAAGCTTGGACTCTTTCATTTTTG ATGAAACAAAAAGATCAATGTTAACTTGGGAGAAGCGCTTTGAAATCATTATTGGAATTGCCCGAGGGATCTTATATCTTCATCAAGACTCAAGATTAAGAATCATACATAGAGATCTAAAAGCAAGCAATGTTCTATTAGATGTTGATATGATCccaaaaatttcagattttggtATGGCTAGATTATTTGGTGGGAATCAAATTGAAGGAAGCACAAATCGGGTAGTTGGGACATA TGGTTATATGTCACCTGAATATGCAATGGAAGgactattttcaataaaatctgATGTATATAGCTTCGGGGTTTTGCTATTAGAGATTATTACTGGGAGAAGAAACACAACTTATTATTGTGGTAGCCCCTCCTTCAACTTAGTTGGATAT gttTGGAGCCTATGGACAAAAAGCAAAGCCTTAGACATAGTAGATCTATCACTAGAAAAGTCAAATCATACAAATGAAGTATTGAGATGCATCCACATTGGACTCTTATGTGTGCAAGAATTCGCAATAGATCGACCTACCATGTTGACAATTATTTCCATGTTGGGTAACAATTCCACTCTTCCTCCTCCTAATCAGCCTGCATTTGTTGTGAAACCATGTCATAATGATGCAAACTCACCTAGTGTAGAAGCTTCTATAAATGAGCTAACAATAACTATGGATGCACGTTAA